The following are encoded together in the Streptomyces sp. NBC_00358 genome:
- a CDS encoding lysine N(6)-hydroxylase/L-ornithine N(5)-oxygenase family protein, whose protein sequence is MTALAESTDTTYDFVGIGLGPFNLGLACLTEPIAELSGVFLESKPHFEWHSGMFLEGAHLQTPFMSDLVTLADPTSPYSFLNYLKESGRLYSFYIRENFYPLRVEYDDYCRWAASKLSSVRFGATVAEVTYEDEVYVVRTESGELLRARRLVLGTGTSPHVPDACAGLGGDFIHNSRYMRHKSELQGKESITLVGSGQSAAEIFHDLLSEIDVHGYRLNWVTRSPRFFPLEYTKLTLEMTSPEYIDYFHALPEATRYRLQSEQKGLFKGIDGELIDSIFDLLYQKSLGGPVPARLLTNSSLENARYDEGTYTLGLRQQEQGKDYELRSAGLVLATGYRYAEPAFLAPVRDRLRYDTHGNFDVARNYAIDTTGSGIFLQNAGVHTHSITSPDLGMGPYRNASIIRELLGGTEYYPVEKSIAFQEFAI, encoded by the coding sequence TTGACCGCGCTTGCTGAATCCACGGACACGACCTACGACTTCGTGGGGATCGGGCTCGGGCCCTTCAATCTCGGCCTCGCCTGCCTGACCGAGCCGATCGCCGAACTGAGCGGCGTCTTCCTGGAGTCCAAGCCCCACTTCGAGTGGCACTCCGGAATGTTCCTTGAGGGCGCGCACCTGCAGACCCCGTTCATGTCGGACCTGGTCACCCTCGCCGACCCGACGTCCCCGTACTCGTTCCTCAACTACCTGAAGGAATCGGGCCGTCTCTACTCGTTCTACATCCGCGAGAACTTCTACCCGCTGCGGGTCGAGTACGACGACTACTGCAGGTGGGCCGCGTCGAAGCTGAGCAGCGTCCGCTTCGGCGCCACGGTCGCGGAGGTGACGTACGAGGACGAGGTGTACGTCGTACGGACCGAGTCGGGTGAGCTGCTGCGCGCCCGGCGCCTGGTCCTCGGCACCGGCACCTCGCCCCATGTCCCGGACGCCTGCGCGGGACTCGGCGGCGACTTCATCCACAACTCCCGTTACATGCGGCACAAGTCGGAGCTTCAGGGCAAGGAGTCGATCACCCTGGTCGGCAGCGGCCAGTCCGCCGCCGAGATCTTCCACGACCTGCTGAGCGAGATCGACGTCCACGGCTACCGGCTGAACTGGGTGACCCGCTCTCCGCGCTTCTTCCCCCTCGAATACACCAAGCTCACCCTGGAGATGACCTCCCCGGAGTACATCGACTACTTCCACGCGCTGCCCGAAGCGACCCGCTACCGCCTCCAGTCGGAGCAGAAGGGCCTCTTCAAGGGCATCGACGGGGAGCTGATCGACTCGATCTTCGACCTGCTCTACCAGAAGAGCCTCGGCGGCCCGGTCCCCGCGCGGCTGCTCACCAACTCCTCCCTCGAAAACGCGCGTTACGACGAGGGCACGTACACCCTCGGCCTCCGCCAGCAGGAACAGGGCAAGGACTACGAGCTGCGCTCGGCCGGCCTGGTCCTGGCCACCGGCTACCGGTACGCCGAGCCCGCGTTCCTCGCACCGGTCCGCGACCGGCTCCGCTACGACACGCACGGCAACTTCGACGTGGCCCGCAACTACGCCATCGACACCACGGGGAGCGGGATCTTCCTGCAGAACGCGGGCGTCCACACCCACTCGATCACCTCACCGGACCTCGGCATGGGCCCGTACCGCAACGCGTCCATCATCCGCGAGCTGCTCGGCGGAACCGAGTACTACCCGGTCGAGAAGTCCATCGCGTTCCAGGAGTTCGCCATATGA
- the desA gene encoding lysine decarboxylase DesA, whose translation MRSHLLNDTTADRYRRSVTEGVERVAARLATTDRPFTGVTVDDLAPRIERIDLDKPLHDTTAVLDELEEVYLQDAVYFHHPRYLAHLNCPVVIPAVLGEAVLSAVNSSLDTWDQSAGGTLIERRLIDWTNERIGLGPAADGVFTSGGSQSNLQALLLAREEAKPGGQDQDGERAANGLGRLRIFASEVSHFSVKKSAKLLGLDADAVVAIPVDHDKRMQTVALARELERCRQDGLVPMAVVATAGTTDFGSIDPLPEIAELCSQFGAWMHVDAAYGCGLLASLKNRDRLDGIERADSVTVDYHKSFFQPVSSSAVLVRDASTLRHATYHAEYLNPRRMVQERIPNQVDKSLQTTRRFDALKLWMTLRVMGADGIGELFDEVCDLAAEGWELLAADPRFDVVVRPSLSTLVFRYIPAAVTDPAEIDRANLYARKALFASGDAVVAGTKVGGRHYLKFTLLNPETTTDDIAAVLDLIAGHAEQYLGESLDRAC comes from the coding sequence ATGCGCTCGCACCTGCTCAATGACACCACCGCGGACCGGTACCGCCGCTCCGTGACCGAAGGGGTCGAGCGGGTGGCGGCCAGACTCGCCACCACCGACCGCCCGTTCACGGGCGTCACGGTCGACGACCTCGCTCCCCGCATCGAGCGGATCGACCTCGACAAGCCCCTGCACGACACCACGGCCGTCCTCGACGAGCTGGAGGAGGTCTACCTCCAGGACGCGGTCTACTTCCACCACCCCCGCTACCTCGCCCACCTCAACTGCCCGGTCGTCATCCCGGCCGTGCTCGGCGAGGCCGTCCTGTCCGCCGTCAACTCCTCACTGGACACCTGGGACCAGTCGGCCGGCGGCACCCTCATCGAGCGCAGGCTCATCGACTGGACCAACGAACGGATCGGCCTCGGTCCGGCCGCCGACGGCGTGTTCACCAGCGGCGGCAGCCAGTCCAACCTCCAGGCCCTGCTGCTGGCCCGCGAGGAGGCCAAGCCCGGCGGTCAGGACCAGGACGGGGAGCGAGCCGCGAACGGTCTCGGCAGACTGCGGATCTTCGCCTCCGAGGTCAGCCACTTCAGCGTCAAGAAGTCCGCCAAGCTCCTCGGCCTCGACGCCGACGCCGTCGTCGCGATCCCCGTCGACCACGACAAGCGCATGCAGACCGTCGCCCTCGCCCGCGAGCTGGAACGCTGCCGGCAGGACGGTCTCGTCCCGATGGCCGTCGTCGCCACCGCGGGCACCACCGACTTCGGTTCCATCGACCCGCTGCCCGAGATCGCGGAGCTGTGCTCCCAGTTCGGCGCCTGGATGCACGTGGACGCGGCCTACGGCTGCGGACTGCTCGCCTCGCTGAAGAACCGGGACCGCCTCGACGGCATCGAGCGGGCCGACTCCGTCACCGTCGACTACCACAAGTCCTTCTTCCAGCCCGTGAGTTCCTCGGCCGTACTGGTACGGGACGCCTCGACGCTGCGCCACGCCACCTACCACGCGGAGTACCTCAACCCGCGCCGCATGGTCCAGGAGCGCATCCCCAACCAGGTCGACAAGTCCCTCCAGACCACCCGCCGTTTCGACGCGCTGAAGCTGTGGATGACGCTGCGGGTGATGGGCGCCGACGGCATCGGCGAACTCTTCGACGAGGTCTGCGACCTGGCCGCCGAGGGCTGGGAACTGCTCGCCGCCGACCCGCGCTTCGACGTCGTCGTGCGGCCCTCGCTCTCCACCCTCGTCTTCCGGTACATCCCGGCCGCCGTCACCGATCCGGCCGAGATCGACCGCGCCAACCTGTACGCCCGCAAGGCCCTGTTCGCCTCCGGTGACGCCGTCGTCGCGGGCACCAAGGTCGGCGGACGCCACTACCTGAAGTTCACCCTGCTCAACCCCGAGACCACGACGGACGACATCGCCGCCGTCCTCGATCTGATCGCCGGCCACGCCGAGCAGTACCTGGGAGAGTCCCTTGACCGCGCTTGCTGA
- a CDS encoding siderophore-interacting protein, which translates to MTTAVAAPFRFFSLQVVRTRRLGPSLLRVTFAGPDLQAFHSHGRDQSLSLFLPHPGQSEPAVPIELGDGWWQGWRELPDGVRAVMRSYTLRGLRRDPDEIDIDFALHGLEPGAAAPAGPASRWASGARAGDRVVLLGPAVEDNRAIRFRPPADTDLVVLWGDETAVPAVSAILESLPAGQRVRAWLEVHHASDIQDLATSADAEITWLVRDERSGASSPHSSMALDALRAAQLPPTQAPYAWIAGESGRVKELRRHLVRERGIDRRRVTFVGYWRQGLTEEQLRERGE; encoded by the coding sequence ATGACGACGGCCGTGGCCGCCCCGTTCCGTTTCTTCTCCCTCCAGGTCGTACGGACGAGGCGGCTCGGTCCGTCGCTGCTCCGGGTGACCTTCGCGGGGCCCGATCTGCAGGCGTTCCACTCCCATGGGCGCGACCAGTCCCTGTCCCTGTTCCTGCCGCACCCCGGCCAGAGCGAGCCGGCCGTGCCGATCGAACTCGGCGACGGATGGTGGCAGGGCTGGCGCGAACTGCCCGACGGCGTACGGGCGGTGATGCGCTCGTACACCCTGCGCGGACTGCGCCGCGATCCCGACGAGATCGACATCGACTTCGCGCTGCACGGCCTGGAGCCGGGTGCGGCCGCCCCGGCGGGGCCCGCCTCGCGCTGGGCGTCCGGCGCACGGGCCGGTGACCGCGTCGTCCTGCTCGGTCCCGCCGTCGAGGACAACCGGGCCATCCGCTTCCGGCCGCCCGCGGACACCGACCTCGTCGTCCTGTGGGGCGACGAGACGGCCGTCCCCGCCGTCTCCGCGATCCTCGAATCGCTCCCGGCGGGACAGCGTGTCCGCGCCTGGCTGGAGGTTCACCACGCCTCCGACATCCAGGATCTGGCGACCTCGGCGGACGCCGAGATCACCTGGCTCGTACGGGACGAGCGCTCCGGTGCGAGCTCCCCGCACTCCTCCATGGCGCTCGACGCCCTGCGCGCGGCCCAACTCCCGCCCACCCAGGCCCCGTACGCCTGGATCGCGGGCGAGTCCGGCCGCGTGAAGGAACTGCGCCGCCATCTCGTGCGCGAGCGCGGCATCGACCGCAGGCGGGTCACCTTCGTGGGCTACTGGCGCCAGGGGCTGACCGAGGAACAACTGCGGGAGCGCGGCGAGTAG
- a CDS encoding ABC transporter substrate-binding protein has product MPNARATHLTRRGILAAGGALGLGAVLAACGDDNASKSGGSDSTKAAGKSGPWTFEDDRGTTVKLGKVPANIVAFTGVAAALFDYGIEVKGVFGPTKTKDGKADVQAGDMDISKLTILGNEWGQFNIEKYAGLAPDVLVSTMFDTAGTLWYVPEESKDKILKLAPSVGVSVYDVQMPQPLEHMLALAGSLGADVKSAKITEAKKKFETAAERLRKAAKARPEIKVLAGSASQDIFYVSGSNLSIDLEYFKALGVNIVEPSAKALKASGGWFENLSWENVDKYPADIIIMDDRTSTIQPADITEATWKKLPAVKAGQVIARTPEPILSYDKCTPILDRLAEAIENAKKVA; this is encoded by the coding sequence ATGCCCAACGCCCGTGCCACCCACCTCACCCGTCGCGGCATCCTCGCCGCGGGCGGCGCCCTCGGCCTCGGCGCCGTCCTCGCCGCCTGCGGCGACGACAACGCCTCGAAAAGCGGTGGCTCGGACTCGACCAAGGCCGCCGGGAAGTCCGGCCCGTGGACGTTCGAGGACGACCGCGGCACGACCGTGAAGCTGGGCAAGGTCCCGGCGAACATCGTCGCGTTCACCGGTGTCGCCGCCGCCCTGTTCGACTACGGCATCGAGGTCAAGGGCGTGTTCGGCCCGACGAAGACCAAGGACGGCAAGGCCGACGTCCAGGCCGGCGACATGGACATCAGCAAGCTGACGATCCTCGGCAACGAGTGGGGCCAGTTCAACATCGAGAAGTACGCGGGCCTCGCCCCCGACGTCCTGGTCTCGACGATGTTCGACACCGCGGGCACCCTCTGGTACGTCCCCGAGGAGTCCAAGGACAAGATCCTCAAGCTGGCCCCGAGCGTCGGCGTCTCCGTCTACGACGTCCAGATGCCCCAGCCGCTGGAGCACATGCTCGCGCTGGCCGGGTCCCTCGGCGCCGACGTGAAGTCCGCGAAGATCACCGAGGCGAAGAAGAAGTTCGAGACGGCCGCCGAGCGGCTGCGCAAGGCCGCCAAGGCCCGCCCGGAGATCAAGGTGCTGGCCGGCAGCGCGAGCCAGGACATCTTCTACGTCTCCGGCTCCAACCTCTCCATCGACCTGGAGTACTTCAAGGCGCTCGGCGTGAACATCGTCGAGCCCTCCGCCAAGGCACTGAAGGCCAGCGGCGGCTGGTTCGAGAACCTGAGCTGGGAGAACGTCGACAAGTACCCGGCCGACATCATCATCATGGACGACCGCACCTCGACCATCCAGCCGGCCGACATCACCGAGGCCACCTGGAAGAAGCTCCCCGCCGTCAAGGCCGGCCAGGTCATCGCCCGGACCCCCGAGCCGATCCTGTCGTACGACAAGTGCACCCCGATCCTCGACCGGCTCGCCGAGGCCATAGAGAACGCGAAGAAGGTCGCCTGA
- a CDS encoding SRPBCC family protein, whose translation MSAITSEHDLFGTLDAADFAFTRRAWVDAAPARVYDLVSDVSAIGRWSPNATDVTFDQGAGPRAGAWFGGLNRKDGREWTTRSQIVRADPGDTFTFVVGGIEDGIVRWSWTLRSRGRGTVVEQSWQLLRLDPVLGTTRGDLDALRDYMANSVETTLLSLARWIAEE comes from the coding sequence TTGAGCGCCATCACCAGCGAGCACGACCTCTTCGGGACTCTCGACGCAGCGGACTTCGCCTTCACCAGACGCGCATGGGTCGATGCCGCACCCGCCCGGGTCTATGACCTGGTCAGTGACGTGTCCGCGATCGGCCGCTGGAGCCCCAACGCGACCGACGTCACGTTCGACCAGGGCGCCGGGCCCCGGGCCGGCGCCTGGTTCGGCGGCCTCAATCGGAAGGACGGCAGGGAATGGACCACGCGCTCCCAGATCGTGCGAGCCGACCCCGGCGACACCTTCACCTTCGTGGTCGGCGGCATCGAGGACGGCATCGTGCGGTGGAGCTGGACCCTCCGCTCCCGGGGGCGCGGAACCGTCGTCGAGCAGTCCTGGCAACTGCTCCGTCTCGACCCGGTACTTGGCACCACCCGCGGCGACCTCGACGCGCTCCGCGACTACATGGCGAACAGTGTCGAGACCACCCTGCTCTCCCTCGCCCGATGGATCGCCGAAGAGTGA
- a CDS encoding helix-turn-helix domain-containing protein, which yields MTGKSQLGNFLQARRSQLRPEDIGMPTYGERRRVPGLRREELALLAGVSASYYTRLEQGQSLSASPEVLDAIAGALRLDESERRYLHDLARADRHRSRGRRPAPERVTEATAQLLDVLADVPAIVLGRRGDVLAWNRLGHALFAGHLDPGAPDLTAQRPNMARLVFLDCHTRDLYADWPSKARAVVGNLRLVAARHPQDTALHALLGELSAKSSEFASMWADHRVKACTVATYGMRHPLVGPLTVVQQTLSHGPGPSTVVATTEAGSPSRAALTLLAQVITQDTVPADPAQPVSRADVG from the coding sequence ATGACCGGAAAATCGCAGCTCGGGAACTTCCTGCAGGCGCGGCGCTCCCAGTTGCGTCCCGAGGACATCGGGATGCCCACCTATGGGGAGCGTCGGCGCGTGCCGGGCCTTCGGCGCGAGGAGTTGGCGCTGCTGGCGGGTGTGAGCGCCTCCTACTACACCCGGCTTGAGCAGGGGCAGTCGCTGAGCGCGTCGCCCGAGGTGCTGGACGCGATCGCCGGGGCTCTGCGGCTGGACGAGTCCGAGCGGCGGTACCTGCACGACCTGGCCCGGGCGGACAGGCACCGCTCTCGGGGCCGGCGGCCTGCGCCGGAGCGTGTGACGGAGGCGACGGCTCAGTTGCTGGACGTGCTGGCGGACGTTCCCGCGATCGTGCTCGGCCGGCGCGGCGACGTGCTGGCGTGGAACCGCCTGGGCCACGCGCTGTTCGCCGGGCATCTGGACCCTGGCGCCCCTGACCTGACGGCGCAGCGTCCCAACATGGCCAGACTGGTGTTCCTCGACTGTCACACCCGCGACCTGTACGCGGACTGGCCGAGCAAGGCCAGGGCGGTGGTGGGGAATCTGCGCCTGGTGGCGGCCCGGCATCCGCAGGACACGGCGTTGCACGCGCTGCTGGGTGAACTGAGCGCAAAGAGCAGCGAGTTCGCCTCGATGTGGGCCGACCATCGGGTCAAGGCGTGCACCGTCGCCACCTACGGGATGCGGCACCCGCTGGTCGGCCCGCTGACCGTCGTTCAGCAGACCCTGAGCCACGGGCCGGGCCCCAGCACGGTCGTCGCCACCACGGAGGCGGGCTCGCCCTCACGGGCCGCGCTGACGCTGCTCGCCCAGGTCATCACCCAGGACACCGTCCCGGCCGACCCGGCGCAGCCGGTGTCACGGGCCGACGTCGGCTGA
- a CDS encoding SMP-30/gluconolactonase/LRE family protein has translation MFKKLSAPAVSAAVLVAAAATALSPVAASAVSAPLSHARIAMHFDLAKGQTPENIALAPGGSAYVTFAEGRQIAEVSPKGTVRILATLPKPADGGVHTPVLGFPLTVGIVRAHDGTLYFLYATGTPDLTGVWRLRPGGQPQRIAALPADGLPNGLALDSRTHTLYVTDSVLGTVWSLPTTGGTPTAWSTAPELASTGFLGANGLKVHHGAVWVTNLDKGTILRIPIRHDGRAGSVRTEATGLPGIDDFAFTGHGDRLLAALNGPSEVALVQPDGSHSIVLTAADGLQNPTSIALRGDTVYVLSAAYVTAKDPDLVLAHLND, from the coding sequence ATGTTCAAGAAACTCTCCGCGCCCGCCGTCTCGGCGGCCGTCCTTGTCGCGGCCGCCGCCACGGCGCTCAGTCCGGTCGCGGCGTCGGCCGTCTCCGCCCCGCTGAGCCACGCGCGGATCGCCATGCACTTCGACCTGGCCAAGGGCCAGACGCCGGAGAACATCGCCCTGGCACCGGGTGGCTCCGCGTACGTCACCTTCGCCGAGGGCCGCCAGATCGCCGAGGTCTCCCCGAAGGGCACCGTCCGGATCCTGGCCACCCTGCCCAAGCCCGCCGACGGGGGTGTCCACACCCCGGTCCTGGGCTTCCCGCTGACCGTCGGCATCGTCCGTGCCCACGACGGAACCCTGTACTTCCTCTACGCCACCGGCACTCCCGACCTCACCGGTGTGTGGCGCCTGCGCCCGGGCGGACAGCCCCAGCGGATCGCCGCGCTGCCCGCCGACGGCCTTCCCAACGGCCTGGCGCTGGACTCGCGCACCCACACCCTCTACGTCACCGACTCCGTGCTGGGCACCGTCTGGAGCCTGCCCACCACCGGCGGCACCCCCACCGCCTGGTCCACTGCCCCCGAGCTGGCCTCCACCGGCTTCCTCGGCGCCAACGGCCTGAAGGTCCATCACGGCGCGGTCTGGGTCACCAACCTCGACAAGGGCACCATCCTGCGCATCCCCATCCGCCACGACGGGCGCGCCGGTTCGGTCCGGACCGAGGCCACCGGCCTGCCGGGAATCGACGACTTCGCCTTCACCGGCCACGGCGACCGGCTGCTGGCCGCGCTCAACGGCCCCAGTGAGGTCGCGCTCGTGCAGCCCGACGGCAGCCACTCCATCGTGCTGACCGCGGCCGACGGCCTGCAGAACCCCACGTCCATCGCCCTGCGCGGCGACACCGTCTACGTGCTGAGCGCCGCCTACGTCACCGCCAAGGACCCCGACCTCGTCCTCGCCCACCTGAACGACTAG
- a CDS encoding acyl-CoA dehydrogenase family protein has product MDHRLSPELEELRRTVEEFAHDVVAPKIGDFYERHEFPYEIVREMGRMGLFGLPFPEEYGGMGGDYLALGIALEELARVDSSVAITLEAGVSLGAMPIHLFGTEAQKAEWLPRLCSGEILGAFGLTEPDGGSDAGATRTTARLDPETDEWVINGSKCFITNSGTDITGLVTVTAVTGRKPDGKPLISAIIVPSGTPGFTVAAPYSKVGWNASDTRELSFADVRVPAANLLGQEGRGYAQFLRILDEGRIAIAALATGLAQGCVDESVKYAKERHAFGRPIGANQAIQFKIADMEMKAHMARVGWRDAASRLVAGEPFKKEAAVAKLYSSTIAVDNARDATQVHGGYGFMNEYPVARMWRDSKILEIGEGTSEVQRMLIARELGLTG; this is encoded by the coding sequence CTGGACCACCGGCTCTCCCCCGAGCTCGAAGAACTCCGCCGTACGGTGGAGGAGTTCGCGCACGACGTCGTGGCGCCGAAGATCGGTGACTTCTACGAGCGGCACGAGTTCCCGTACGAGATCGTGCGGGAGATGGGCCGCATGGGCCTGTTCGGGCTGCCGTTCCCCGAGGAGTACGGCGGCATGGGCGGCGACTATCTCGCCCTCGGCATCGCCCTGGAGGAGCTGGCCCGCGTCGACTCCTCCGTCGCCATCACGCTGGAGGCGGGCGTCTCGCTCGGCGCCATGCCGATCCACCTGTTCGGCACGGAGGCGCAGAAGGCCGAGTGGCTCCCCCGACTGTGCTCCGGCGAGATCCTCGGTGCCTTCGGCCTGACCGAGCCGGACGGCGGCTCGGACGCGGGCGCGACCCGTACGACGGCGCGCCTCGACCCCGAGACGGACGAGTGGGTCATCAACGGCAGCAAGTGCTTCATCACCAACTCGGGCACCGACATCACGGGCCTCGTGACGGTCACCGCGGTCACCGGCCGCAAGCCCGACGGCAAGCCGCTGATCTCCGCGATCATCGTCCCGTCCGGCACCCCCGGCTTCACGGTCGCGGCCCCGTACTCGAAGGTCGGCTGGAACGCCTCCGACACCCGTGAGCTGTCCTTCGCGGACGTGCGCGTCCCGGCGGCGAACCTGCTCGGCCAGGAGGGCCGCGGCTACGCGCAGTTCCTGCGCATCCTGGACGAGGGCCGCATCGCCATCGCGGCACTGGCCACGGGTCTCGCGCAGGGCTGTGTCGACGAGTCGGTCAAGTACGCCAAGGAGCGGCACGCGTTCGGACGCCCGATCGGCGCCAACCAGGCGATCCAGTTCAAGATCGCCGACATGGAGATGAAGGCCCACATGGCGCGCGTGGGCTGGCGCGACGCGGCGTCCCGTCTCGTCGCGGGCGAGCCCTTCAAGAAGGAGGCGGCCGTCGCCAAGCTGTACTCCTCGACGATCGCCGTCGACAACGCCCGTGACGCCACCCAGGTCCACGGCGGCTACGGCTTCATGAACGAGTACCCGGTCGCCCGCATGTGGCGCGACTCCAAGATCCTGGAGATCGGCGAGGGCACGAGCGAGGTGCAGCGGATGCTGATCGCCCGTGAACTGGGCCTCACGGGCTGA
- a CDS encoding hydroxymethylglutaryl-CoA lyase: protein MSTSELGLPMAVPAQGLPARVRIYEVGARDGLQNEKATVPTEVKAEFIRRLADAGLTTIEATSFVHPKWVPQLADAEQLFPQVADLPVALPVLVPNERGLERALALGARHLAVFASATESFAKANLNRTVDEALAMFEPVVSRAKDAGSTVRGYVSMCFGDPWEGPVPVHQVVRVCKALMDMGCDELSLGDTIGVATPGHVQSLLAELNEEGVPTSALGVHFHDTYGQALSNTLAALQHGVSTVDASAGGLGGCPYAKSATGNLATEDLVWMLQGLGIDTGVDLGRLTATSVWMAGQLGRPSPSRTVKALSHQE from the coding sequence ATGAGCACTTCCGAACTGGGCCTTCCGATGGCCGTACCGGCGCAGGGCCTGCCCGCCCGGGTGCGGATCTACGAGGTCGGCGCGCGCGACGGGCTGCAGAACGAGAAGGCGACCGTACCGACCGAGGTGAAGGCGGAGTTCATCCGGCGCCTCGCGGACGCGGGGCTGACCACGATCGAGGCGACCAGCTTCGTCCACCCGAAGTGGGTTCCCCAACTGGCCGACGCGGAACAGCTGTTCCCGCAGGTCGCCGACCTCCCGGTGGCGCTTCCGGTCCTGGTGCCGAACGAACGTGGGCTGGAGCGGGCGCTCGCGCTCGGCGCCCGGCACCTGGCCGTCTTCGCCAGCGCCACGGAGTCCTTCGCGAAGGCCAACCTCAACCGGACGGTCGACGAGGCGCTCGCCATGTTCGAACCGGTGGTGAGCCGCGCGAAGGACGCCGGCAGCACGGTCCGCGGCTATGTCTCGATGTGCTTCGGCGACCCGTGGGAAGGGCCCGTCCCGGTCCATCAGGTCGTCCGCGTGTGCAAGGCGCTGATGGACATGGGCTGTGACGAGCTGAGCCTCGGCGACACGATCGGTGTGGCGACACCGGGCCACGTGCAGTCCCTGCTCGCCGAACTGAACGAGGAGGGCGTGCCGACCAGCGCGCTCGGTGTGCACTTCCACGACACCTACGGCCAGGCGCTGTCCAACACCCTGGCCGCCCTCCAGCACGGCGTCAGCACGGTCGACGCCTCCGCGGGCGGCCTCGGCGGCTGCCCGTACGCGAAGTCCGCGACCGGCAACCTCGCCACGGAAGACCTCGTCTGGATGCTCCAGGGCCTCGGTATCGACACCGGGGTCGACCTCGGCCGCCTCACCGCCACGAGCGTGTGGATGGCCGGACAACTGGGCCGACCCAGCCCGTCCCGCACCGTCAAAGCCCTCTCCCACCAGGAGTGA